From one Gloeocapsa sp. PCC 73106 genomic stretch:
- a CDS encoding chromophore lyase CpcT/CpeT: MSDNQLMLTLAQWLAGHFSNQKQAFSSPKDYPHIRVFFRPLPFDFFAGIGFYSEQVYDYDLWSPYRQGVHRFVSQGEEVYVENYALKDPMLYAGAARELEILKTITPACIERRYNCSMIFQWQNNLFRGRVEGNNCLIERNGLQTYLVSQVELTETTFASLDRGLEINTHQQVWGTTGEALRFEKVQNYQSELPEVE, translated from the coding sequence ATGTCTGACAATCAATTAATGCTTACCCTAGCTCAATGGCTAGCTGGACACTTTAGTAATCAAAAACAAGCTTTTAGTAGTCCTAAAGATTACCCGCATATACGCGTGTTTTTTCGTCCTTTACCCTTTGATTTTTTTGCGGGAATTGGCTTTTATTCTGAACAAGTTTATGACTATGACCTTTGGAGTCCTTACCGTCAAGGAGTCCATCGCTTTGTCTCCCAAGGTGAAGAGGTTTATGTAGAAAATTACGCTCTCAAAGATCCGATGCTCTATGCGGGAGCAGCCAGAGAGTTAGAGATTTTAAAAACTATTACCCCCGCTTGTATTGAGCGTCGCTATAACTGCTCGATGATTTTTCAATGGCAAAACAATTTATTTCGGGGGAGAGTAGAAGGAAACAACTGCTTGATTGAGAGAAATGGCTTACAAACTTACTTAGTTAGCCAGGTGGAACTCACAGAGACAACCTTCGCTAGTTTGGATCGGGGCTTGGAAATTAACACTCATCAACAGGTTTGGGGAACAACAGGAGAAGCCTTGCGATTCGAAAAAGTTCAAAATTACCAAAGTGAGCTTCCTGAGGTGGAATAG
- a CDS encoding LysR family transcriptional regulator codes for MSEIPFTIDQLRILLAIATEGSFKRAADSLYVSQPAVSLQIQNLEKQLDVPLFDRGGRKAQLTEAGKLLLTYGEKIISLCQETCSAIEDLQNLQGGTLSVGASQTTGTYLLPRMIGLFRQKYPRVGVQLQVHSTRRTSWAVANGQVDLAIVGGEVPPELQDILTIIPYCEDELALILPPNHPLASGGKIHKEDLYDLHFIALDSQSTIRKVIDQVLSRYDINTKRLKIEMELNSIEAIKNAVQSGLGVAFVSVTAIEKELGMHLLYSPGIEGVEVKRILSVIISTQRYRSKAAEAFMEEILPQFASKPENLDFGRFYPQPRDFGTIASDLADSDDLGEIE; via the coding sequence ATGTCTGAGATTCCTTTTACTATCGATCAACTCCGTATCCTGTTGGCGATCGCCACCGAGGGGAGTTTTAAAAGAGCAGCCGATAGTCTCTACGTCTCACAACCGGCTGTCAGTCTACAAATACAAAATTTAGAAAAACAGCTTGATGTTCCTTTGTTCGATCGTGGTGGTCGCAAAGCACAATTAACAGAAGCGGGGAAGTTACTACTAACTTATGGGGAAAAAATTATCAGTCTTTGTCAAGAAACTTGTAGTGCTATCGAAGATTTACAAAATTTGCAGGGAGGAACTTTGAGCGTTGGCGCTTCTCAAACCACTGGTACTTATCTGCTACCGCGCATGATTGGCTTATTCAGACAAAAATATCCCCGGGTGGGTGTACAACTGCAAGTCCATTCTACTCGACGCACTTCCTGGGCTGTAGCTAATGGACAAGTAGATTTAGCGATCGTTGGTGGGGAAGTACCTCCGGAACTTCAGGATATTTTGACGATTATTCCCTACTGTGAAGATGAATTAGCTCTGATTCTACCCCCTAACCATCCTTTGGCGTCTGGAGGCAAAATTCATAAAGAAGATCTCTATGATCTCCATTTTATCGCTCTTGACTCTCAATCTACCATACGCAAAGTCATCGATCAAGTACTTAGTCGCTATGATATCAACACTAAACGTCTTAAAATTGAAATGGAACTAAATTCTATTGAGGCGATTAAAAATGCTGTTCAATCTGGACTTGGTGTGGCTTTTGTCTCTGTCACAGCCATTGAAAAAGAACTAGGAATGCACCTTCTTTATTCTCCCGGTATAGAAGGGGTAGAGGTTAAAAGAATACTTTCGGTAATCATCAGTACTCAAAGATATCGCTCTAAAGCGGCAGAAGCATTCATGGAAGAGATTTTACCTCAATTTGCTAGTAAACCAGAGAATTTGGATTTTGGGCGTTTTTATCCTCAACCTCGAGATTTTGGGACTATTGCCTCGGATTTGGCTGACTCCGACGATTTAGGCGAAATAGAATGA
- a CDS encoding late competence development ComFB family protein → MNNSNPQVIRNVMEVLVAEEVARQICYHSESVTRQINSLEIISYALNRLPSLYASSEEGFTYQKLKGELILKTKIEATVKEAFAAIFQEPYRSFRPLTELKPKETKEERQIKHILSELTTILPNKDASFVLKIFKQIIMKIMQDELTEAEIHKLRLELSFDWEDTRYRL, encoded by the coding sequence ATGAACAACTCCAACCCCCAAGTTATCCGCAATGTTATGGAAGTATTGGTAGCTGAGGAAGTCGCAAGACAAATATGTTATCATTCTGAGTCCGTAACTAGGCAGATTAACTCATTAGAAATTATCAGTTATGCCTTAAATCGCTTACCCTCTCTTTACGCTTCTTCCGAGGAGGGATTTACTTATCAAAAACTTAAAGGTGAACTGATACTCAAAACCAAAATAGAAGCTACGGTAAAAGAAGCATTTGCTGCGATTTTCCAAGAACCCTATCGTTCTTTTAGACCTCTTACTGAGCTAAAACCAAAGGAAACAAAAGAAGAAAGACAAATCAAGCATATCTTATCGGAATTAACTACTATTTTACCGAACAAAGATGCTAGTTTTGTCTTAAAAATTTTTAAACAAATCATTATGAAAATTATGCAGGACGAACTAACAGAAGCAGAAATTCATAAACTCAGGCTCGAATTATCCTTCGATTGGGAAGATACTCGTTATCGTCTTTAA
- a CDS encoding pitrilysin family protein, whose product MQSALSYSTLDNGITLITLTNNSSDVIAGRIFLKNAGARWEQRTKAGLSQLLTSVITKGTEKLTALDLADKIESMGASLGADASFDYLLFSLKTVSSDFREILAIAAEIMRSPSFPTTEVELEKQLTQQNIRSQQESPFNVAFSQLREAIYRDHPYSLSVLGTETTLATLSEADLKAYHQLYFRPDQLVISLSGRLEPEIARNWVEETFGDWKNPPMTPQILDFPLLISKPETRSTHQNTQQAIVMLGYLTPGVKSPEYPIFKVLTTYLGNGLSSRLFVELREKRGLAYDVSAFYPTRLDQSNFTVYMGTAPENAAIAQEGLRSEVDRLCTTPLSETEMQVAKNKLLGQYALGKQANGEIAQIYGWYETLGLGINYDLDFPDQINAVTSEQVQEVAQTYLTEPYISLVGPESAIYSSPKVLS is encoded by the coding sequence ATGCAATCTGCTCTATCCTACTCAACCCTGGACAACGGTATTACTCTAATCACGCTCACAAACAATAGTAGTGATGTGATCGCAGGTAGAATTTTTCTGAAAAATGCAGGAGCAAGATGGGAACAACGAACCAAAGCAGGATTATCTCAACTGCTAACCTCGGTAATTACTAAAGGCACAGAAAAGTTAACAGCCTTAGATTTAGCCGATAAGATAGAATCAATGGGCGCTAGTTTGGGTGCTGATGCATCCTTTGATTACTTGCTTTTTAGCCTCAAAACCGTTAGCAGTGACTTTCGGGAAATACTCGCTATAGCTGCAGAAATAATGCGATCGCCTAGTTTTCCCACCACAGAAGTAGAGTTAGAAAAACAGTTAACACAACAAAATATTCGTTCGCAACAAGAATCACCCTTTAACGTCGCTTTTAGTCAATTGAGAGAAGCAATCTACCGAGATCACCCCTACAGTCTCTCGGTTTTAGGAACAGAAACTACCTTAGCTACCCTCAGTGAAGCCGACTTGAAAGCCTATCATCAGCTTTATTTTCGCCCCGATCAACTCGTAATTAGTCTCTCTGGTCGTCTAGAACCAGAAATAGCCAGAAACTGGGTAGAAGAGACCTTCGGTGACTGGAAAAATCCCCCAATGACTCCCCAAATACTCGATTTTCCTCTATTAATCTCTAAACCGGAAACTCGTTCTACCCACCAAAACACTCAACAGGCGATCGTGATGCTGGGTTATCTCACTCCCGGGGTAAAAAGTCCCGAATACCCTATCTTTAAAGTGTTAACTACCTATCTGGGTAATGGCTTATCTAGCCGTCTGTTCGTGGAATTGCGAGAAAAACGTGGTTTAGCTTATGATGTGTCCGCTTTTTATCCCACTAGACTAGATCAGTCCAATTTTACCGTCTATATGGGTACAGCACCGGAAAATGCCGCGATCGCTCAAGAGGGCTTAAGATCAGAAGTAGATCGTCTCTGTACCACACCCCTGAGTGAAACTGAAATGCAAGTAGCTAAAAACAAGCTTTTAGGTCAATACGCCCTAGGAAAACAAGCTAACGGCGAAATCGCCCAAATTTACGGCTGGTATGAAACTTTGGGACTGGGGATTAATTATGACCTAGATTTTCCTGACCAAATTAACGCGGTAACTTCCGAACAAGTGCAAGAAGTAGCCCAAACCTATTTAACTGAACCCTATATCTCTCTGGTAGGACCTGAATCGGCGATTTATTCATCTCCAAAGGTTCTCAGTTAA
- a CDS encoding NnrU family protein yields the protein MLWLTDSHTIILGLLFAFALIHSGLAALRPWGESKIGPRLYRVVFAIASLSLAVILIAYFFNHRYDGRQLWQVQGIKGVKQIVWSISAVSFIFLYPATFNLLEIAAIAKPEVHLYETGIIRITRHPQMVGQVLWCIAHTLWIGSSFTLVTSLGLVAHHLFGVWHGDRRLHQRYGDSFLAVKQRTSVIPFRALLEGKQALKWQEFARPAYAGVLAFVLLLWWSHPWLINVTHKIYW from the coding sequence ATGCTTTGGCTCACTGACAGTCATACCATTATCTTAGGGCTTTTATTTGCTTTCGCTTTAATTCATAGTGGCTTAGCCGCTTTAAGACCTTGGGGAGAAAGTAAAATAGGACCCCGACTGTATCGAGTTGTTTTCGCCATAGCTAGTTTAAGTTTAGCTGTGATTTTAATTGCTTATTTTTTTAACCATCGTTATGATGGTCGGCAACTGTGGCAAGTTCAGGGTATTAAAGGAGTCAAGCAGATAGTTTGGTCTATTTCTGCTGTTTCATTTATTTTTCTTTACCCGGCGACTTTTAATTTACTCGAGATCGCTGCGATCGCCAAACCCGAGGTACATCTTTACGAAACCGGGATCATCCGCATCACCAGACATCCCCAAATGGTAGGACAGGTATTGTGGTGTATCGCCCATACCCTTTGGATTGGGAGTAGTTTTACCCTGGTAACTTCCCTCGGTTTAGTCGCCCATCATCTTTTTGGAGTATGGCACGGCGATCGCCGTCTTCATCAACGCTATGGAGACAGTTTTCTTGCCGTTAAACAGAGAACCTCTGTGATTCCTTTTCGGGCCCTTCTTGAGGGAAAACAAGCCCTTAAATGGCAAGAATTTGCCCGTCCTGCTTACGCGGGTGTTCTCGCTTTTGTGCTTTTACTCTGGTGGAGTCATCCTTGGCTAATCAATGTGACCCACAAAATTTATTGGTAA
- a CDS encoding tetratricopeptide repeat protein — MSNSRFNLTFRVLECRPDSYQGWYQQGNLLRDRGCYQEALISYEKALEYYPNDYWSWYLRGKVLESLKHYLEATTSYARASEIKPRNYWAWYDEGCLNLERVQDYKRAIICFNQALSVMPNNYWALYRLGETWRLSGDYPTAIAYYDDALTLRTGDYWAIYRRGDALRLWGRLTEALCDYAQAATIKPEDYWTWYQQGAIYQQLGRFPEAIHCYEKALAVDPVDEYADEGLKACVAALQS, encoded by the coding sequence ATGAGTAATAGTAGATTTAACTTAACTTTTAGAGTACTTGAGTGTCGTCCTGATTCCTATCAAGGTTGGTACCAACAGGGGAATCTATTGAGAGATAGGGGTTGCTATCAAGAGGCTCTGATTAGTTACGAAAAAGCTTTAGAATATTATCCAAATGATTATTGGTCATGGTATCTCAGAGGAAAGGTTCTAGAAAGTCTCAAGCATTATCTAGAAGCAACTACTAGCTACGCTCGTGCTTCAGAGATTAAACCACGCAACTATTGGGCTTGGTACGATGAAGGTTGTCTTAATCTGGAACGGGTACAAGATTATAAAAGAGCGATTATTTGTTTTAATCAAGCCTTAAGCGTAATGCCTAATAATTATTGGGCACTTTATCGTTTGGGGGAAACTTGGCGATTATCAGGAGATTACCCGACAGCGATCGCTTACTACGATGATGCTTTAACATTGCGCACAGGAGATTATTGGGCAATCTATCGTCGTGGTGATGCTTTAAGACTCTGGGGAAGATTAACCGAAGCTCTCTGTGACTACGCTCAAGCCGCTACAATTAAACCTGAAGATTATTGGACTTGGTATCAACAGGGTGCAATTTATCAACAACTAGGACGTTTTCCAGAAGCTATACACTGCTACGAAAAAGCTTTAGCCGTTGATCCGGTAGATGAGTATGCTGATGAAGGTTTAAAAGCTTGTGTAGCAGCGCTGCAGAGCTAA
- the aroA gene encoding 3-phosphoshikimate 1-carboxyvinyltransferase, whose product MIELYQQQDLVITPPSLGISLRGTIQVPGDKSISHRALMLGAIAKGTTTIEGLLLGEDPLSTADCFRGMGVEISELNSEKVIIQGQGLDNLQEATSVLNAGNSGTTMRLMLGLLASATGKFFTVTGDESLRSRPMSRVIKPLTQMGAQIWGRQNDNLAPLAIRGQHLQAITYHSPVASAQVKSCILLAGLNVAGETKVVEPALSRDHSERMLKAFGAQIDSDLETLTVTITGQNQLTGQKVVVPGDISSAAFWLVGGAIISGSELLIKRVGVNPTRTGVLTILERMGAQITKENEQIIAGEPVADLRVRSSKLQSCRIEGDIIPSLIDEIPILAVAAVFAQGTTIIRDAAELRVKESDRLAVMARELNRLGAQITELPDGLEITGGTPLKGTNVDSYTDHRVAMSLAIAALGASQTTTIHGALAAAVSYPDFIDTLKNICT is encoded by the coding sequence ATGATTGAGCTTTATCAGCAACAAGATTTAGTAATTACTCCTCCTTCTTTAGGGATATCTCTAAGAGGAACAATCCAAGTACCAGGAGATAAGTCAATCTCTCATCGCGCTTTGATGTTGGGGGCTATAGCTAAAGGAACAACCACCATCGAAGGCTTATTACTGGGAGAAGATCCCCTAAGTACAGCCGACTGTTTTCGGGGGATGGGAGTAGAAATCAGCGAACTTAACAGTGAAAAAGTCATCATACAAGGTCAAGGTTTAGATAATCTACAAGAAGCTACATCTGTGTTGAATGCGGGCAACTCTGGGACAACTATGCGCCTGATGTTGGGTTTATTGGCGTCAGCAACCGGTAAATTTTTTACAGTGACAGGAGATGAGTCTTTGCGATCGCGTCCCATGTCTCGGGTGATTAAACCTCTAACTCAGATGGGTGCGCAAATTTGGGGACGTCAAAACGATAATCTGGCGCCCTTGGCGATTCGAGGACAACACTTACAAGCAATTACTTACCATTCTCCCGTTGCTTCAGCTCAGGTTAAATCCTGCATCCTGTTGGCGGGTTTAAACGTTGCCGGAGAAACCAAAGTGGTGGAACCTGCTTTATCTCGAGATCACAGCGAAAGAATGCTTAAAGCCTTTGGCGCGCAAATTGACAGCGATCTTGAAACTCTGACGGTTACTATTACCGGACAAAATCAATTAACCGGACAGAAAGTAGTAGTTCCCGGGGATATTAGTTCCGCGGCTTTTTGGTTGGTGGGAGGAGCAATTATATCGGGTTCAGAACTACTAATTAAAAGGGTAGGGGTCAATCCCACGCGCACAGGAGTATTGACGATTCTAGAACGCATGGGGGCCCAAATTACCAAAGAAAATGAACAGATAATAGCAGGGGAACCAGTAGCAGATTTACGGGTACGCAGTAGTAAGTTACAAAGCTGTCGGATTGAGGGGGACATAATACCCAGTTTGATTGATGAGATACCGATTTTAGCGGTAGCGGCGGTATTTGCTCAGGGGACAACTATAATTAGAGATGCAGCGGAATTGCGGGTAAAAGAAAGCGATCGCCTAGCAGTCATGGCTAGAGAATTAAATCGACTCGGGGCGCAAATTACTGAATTACCCGATGGTTTAGAGATCACCGGTGGTACTCCCTTAAAAGGAACCAATGTAGATAGTTACACAGATCATCGAGTCGCCATGAGTCTAGCGATCGCAGCCCTTGGAGCTAGTCAAACTACCACAATTCACGGCGCCCTTGCTGCGGCGGTTTCTTACCCTGATTTTATCGATACTCTTAAAAATATATGTACTTAG
- a CDS encoding ExeM/NucH family extracellular endonuclease, whose protein sequence is MNLLTEDGMTVTPIYNVQGSGRVSPLEGDTVTIEGVVTGDYQNGGDPLRNLNGFYIQEETEDRRPRTSEGIFIYEAPLITDVNVGDKVRVTGVVREFLDEVPRENVERETQVVATEIEVIGSGSIEPISVDLPTLSVIDPGEGRLIADLEQYEGMLVTFPETLTVTDTFNLGRFGNVNLSQDGRLFQFTNSNTPSRAGFARYSRDIASRTILLDDDLILQNPNPIIYPSPQLSSTNTVRGGDEVNGLTGNVRFGAGGFNRPSSGTNAGLQQAQGDWIYRIIPSETPEFEVVNPRPQTPDPVGGDLKVGIFNVENLFTTLNVNSSAGTGPENALRPRGATNATELDRQLERLVTTIDLLDADVLGLAEIENNGYGTVTAGNPQAERSAIAALVEELNEVSDSTYAFVDPGVDFLGTDAIKVDFIYNTDTVQLAPGTEVVYLTDADLPALGDIGLSGDPIFDGFATSRVPVAATFQEISTGETFTATINHYKSKGASGLDSGDDENLGNPDPRNRDQLDGQGFWNFRRTEASIALDAWLETQPTGTDDSDVLILGDLNAYIEEDPLTELESRGYEALLRRINGSEPYSFVFRGQAGALDHAFSNPSLSEQVTGITEWHTNADEPSVLNYSLGFGRDPELFDGSLPFRSSDHDALLLGLNLASDAGGSEPNIINGTPRRDILVGTDGIDVITGFGQADILTGGLDNDIFVYTAVGDGQDRITDFEIGSDLIDLAGVLNSIGYTGTDPIADGVVGFVQRRNNAILNITFEGPLGGTRRSSLILFPDVDVATISDEANFIFAES, encoded by the coding sequence ATGAATCTTTTGACAGAAGATGGAATGACGGTTACACCGATTTACAATGTTCAAGGATCTGGTCGTGTGAGCCCTCTTGAGGGAGACACAGTAACCATCGAAGGTGTTGTGACGGGAGACTATCAAAATGGGGGCGATCCTCTTCGCAACCTCAACGGTTTTTATATTCAAGAGGAAACTGAAGATCGTCGTCCCAGAACTTCAGAAGGGATATTTATCTATGAAGCTCCTCTAATCACAGATGTGAACGTAGGGGATAAAGTACGGGTAACCGGAGTCGTGCGCGAGTTTCTAGATGAAGTACCAAGAGAAAACGTTGAGCGTGAAACCCAAGTAGTCGCTACAGAAATAGAAGTTATTGGTTCTGGTTCTATTGAGCCAATTTCAGTTGATCTACCCACCCTATCCGTTATAGACCCAGGTGAAGGTAGACTTATCGCTGATTTAGAACAATACGAAGGGATGTTAGTTACGTTCCCCGAGACTTTAACTGTAACTGATACATTTAATTTGGGACGTTTTGGTAACGTTAATTTATCTCAAGACGGCAGACTATTCCAGTTTACCAACAGTAATACACCCAGTAGAGCAGGCTTTGCGCGCTATTCACGAGACATCGCTAGCCGTACTATTTTATTAGATGATGATTTAATTCTGCAAAATCCTAACCCAATTATCTATCCATCACCGCAACTGAGTTCTACCAACACCGTGCGTGGAGGAGATGAAGTAAACGGACTAACGGGTAACGTAAGATTCGGTGCGGGTGGGTTCAACAGACCGAGCTCAGGAACAAATGCGGGATTACAGCAAGCCCAAGGAGACTGGATTTATCGTATTATACCTTCAGAAACTCCCGAGTTTGAAGTAGTCAACCCTCGTCCCCAAACCCCCGATCCAGTGGGTGGAGATCTTAAAGTAGGTATTTTTAACGTTGAAAACTTGTTTACTACTCTCAACGTCAATAGTAGTGCAGGAACTGGTCCAGAAAATGCTCTGCGTCCCAGAGGTGCAACTAATGCAACAGAATTAGATAGACAATTAGAAAGGCTAGTTACCACTATAGATCTATTAGACGCAGATGTTCTAGGGTTAGCTGAAATAGAAAATAATGGTTATGGCACAGTAACCGCAGGTAATCCTCAAGCCGAAAGAAGTGCGATCGCCGCTTTAGTTGAAGAACTCAATGAGGTATCAGACAGTACTTATGCTTTCGTCGATCCCGGTGTGGATTTTCTGGGGACTGATGCTATTAAGGTAGACTTTATCTATAACACCGACACAGTACAGTTAGCCCCTGGTACTGAAGTTGTTTATTTAACAGACGCAGATTTACCAGCATTGGGAGATATTGGTTTAAGTGGCGATCCTATTTTTGACGGTTTTGCCACCAGTCGTGTACCTGTAGCCGCTACTTTCCAGGAAATAAGTACTGGCGAAACATTTACCGCTACTATCAATCACTACAAGTCAAAAGGTGCCTCTGGATTAGATTCTGGCGATGATGAGAATTTAGGCAATCCTGACCCTCGTAATCGCGATCAACTCGATGGACAGGGTTTTTGGAACTTCCGACGCACAGAAGCTTCTATCGCTCTTGATGCTTGGTTAGAGACTCAACCAACTGGTACTGATGACTCTGATGTACTTATTTTGGGTGATTTAAATGCCTATATTGAAGAGGATCCTCTCACAGAATTAGAATCAAGAGGTTATGAAGCTCTACTCAGAAGAATCAATGGTTCTGAGCCTTATTCTTTCGTATTCAGAGGACAAGCAGGAGCTTTAGATCACGCTTTCTCTAACCCCAGTTTATCTGAACAGGTCACCGGAATTACAGAATGGCACACCAACGCTGATGAACCCAGTGTACTAAACTACAGTCTCGGTTTTGGTCGCGATCCTGAATTATTTGATGGATCTCTTCCTTTCCGTTCCTCTGATCACGATGCTCTACTACTGGGTTTAAATTTAGCTTCTGACGCAGGTGGAAGTGAGCCCAATATTATCAACGGTACACCCAGAAGAGACATTCTCGTTGGTACAGATGGTATCGATGTGATTACCGGATTCGGACAAGCAGATATCCTAACCGGTGGTTTAGATAACGATATCTTCGTCTATACTGCTGTAGGAGATGGTCAAGATAGAATCACTGATTTTGAAATCGGTAGCGACTTGATTGACTTAGCTGGAGTGTTAAACAGCATTGGCTACACAGGTACAGATCCCATCGCTGACGGTGTTGTTGGTTTTGTTCAACGCAGAAATAACGCCATCTTAAACATCACCTTCGAAGGTCCTTTAGGTGGTACTAGAAGAAGTTCTTTGATTTTATTCCCAGACGTTGATGTAGCGACTATCAGTGACGAGGCTAATTTCATCTTTGCTGAATCTTAA
- a CDS encoding DUF29 domain-containing protein: MTQKTVKTLYDKDFALWIDEIVSKLKNQDFNQIDWENVIEEIESLGKSQRKAVRSFLVRLLEHLLKRRYVLMSDCYRGWEIEIRNFRQRLKIELEDSPSLRLFVLEILSKSYQMALENVREGYPDTDFPDDCPFPNDVEILLTENLWR, from the coding sequence ATGACACAGAAAACTGTTAAAACTCTCTACGACAAAGATTTTGCTCTCTGGATTGACGAGATTGTTAGCAAATTAAAAAACCAAGATTTTAATCAAATTGATTGGGAGAATGTAATTGAGGAGATTGAATCTTTGGGAAAAAGTCAACGTAAAGCAGTACGTAGTTTTTTAGTTCGTCTATTAGAACATTTATTAAAACGACGTTATGTATTGATGTCTGACTGTTATCGCGGTTGGGAGATTGAAATTAGAAACTTTCGTCAGCGATTAAAAATTGAGTTAGAAGATTCACCTAGTTTAAGACTTTTTGTTCTGGAAATTTTATCTAAAAGTTATCAAATGGCTTTAGAAAATGTGAGAGAGGGTTATCCTGATACAGACTTTCCTGATGATTGTCCATTTCCTAATGATGTAGAGATTTTGTTAACTGAGAACCTTTGGAGATGA
- a CDS encoding late competence development ComFB family protein — MNNFDNQVIRNAMEVLVADEVNRQISDYSQSTTTCINSLEVIGYALNRLPSLYASSEEGFIYQKFKGELTLETKIKATVKEAFTVIFQEPHRSFKPLTQLTPEEIT, encoded by the coding sequence ATGAACAACTTCGACAACCAAGTCATCCGCAATGCGATGGAAGTGTTAGTGGCTGATGAAGTCAACAGACAAATATCAGATTACTCTCAGTCCACAACTACTTGTATTAACTCATTAGAAGTTATCGGTTATGCCTTAAATCGTTTACCCTCTCTCTACGCTTCTTCTGAGGAAGGATTCATTTATCAAAAATTTAAAGGTGAACTGACACTCGAAACGAAAATAAAAGCCACGGTAAAAGAAGCATTTACGGTAATTTTTCAAGAACCCCATCGTTCTTTTAAGCCACTGACTCAGCTAACACCAGAAGAAATAACATAG
- a CDS encoding co-chaperone YbbN has product MLLSITEENFPREILQAPQPVLVHFWAPWCGLCRLINPVLAKFESDWDSQIRVIGINADENFKLANFYRLTTLPTLILFDKGTNIRRIEGFQKKEDLARLLNATMLSRIAHSA; this is encoded by the coding sequence ATGCTCCTTTCTATTACAGAAGAAAATTTTCCACGAGAAATTTTGCAAGCACCTCAACCCGTCCTAGTTCATTTCTGGGCACCCTGGTGCGGTTTGTGTCGTTTAATCAACCCAGTTCTAGCCAAATTTGAAAGCGATTGGGATAGTCAAATCAGAGTAATTGGGATCAACGCTGACGAGAATTTTAAGTTAGCCAATTTTTATAGACTTACCACCCTTCCTACTCTAATCTTATTTGATAAGGGCACAAATATCAGAAGAATAGAAGGATTTCAGAAAAAAGAAGATTTAGCAAGATTGCTTAATGCAACTATGCTTAGTAGAATTGCGCATTCTGCTTAA
- a CDS encoding dienelactone hydrolase family protein codes for MIINTRNTSIIVNDNLMRVYVASPAVSGKYPGIIFYSDIYQLGGPMLRLANYLAGYGYVVVAPEIFHRQLPIGTAIEPNDLGRIQGNEAARLTSLSEFDADAHALIDFLSQETEVNTNRLGAFGFCIGGHLAFRSGFNSEIKATVCCYPTGIHSGKLGRETADTFSKIPDLKSPVLLIFGTQDPHIPETGRAQILQSLEQHQIPHQTAIYEANHTFMRDDGYRYDPVATNLAWGEITQFLSKHLA; via the coding sequence ATGATTATTAACACACGTAATACTAGTATCATCGTTAACGATAATTTGATGCGCGTCTATGTAGCTAGTCCTGCAGTATCAGGTAAATACCCCGGAATTATCTTTTATTCTGATATCTATCAGTTAGGAGGTCCGATGCTGCGTTTAGCTAATTATCTCGCAGGTTATGGCTACGTCGTCGTCGCACCGGAAATTTTTCACCGTCAACTTCCGATAGGTACCGCTATAGAACCTAATGATTTGGGTAGAATTCAAGGAAACGAGGCGGCACGTCTGACTAGTTTATCTGAGTTTGACGCTGATGCCCATGCTTTAATTGATTTTCTCTCTCAAGAAACCGAAGTTAATACTAATAGATTGGGCGCGTTCGGTTTTTGTATAGGTGGTCATTTGGCTTTTCGTTCTGGTTTTAACTCAGAAATTAAAGCTACTGTTTGTTGTTATCCTACAGGAATTCATAGCGGCAAATTAGGTCGAGAAACAGCCGATACTTTTAGTAAAATTCCGGACCTAAAATCTCCAGTCTTGCTAATTTTTGGGACTCAAGATCCTCATATACCTGAAACAGGACGAGCACAAATTCTTCAATCTTTGGAACAGCATCAAATACCACACCAAACCGCCATTTATGAAGCTAATCATACTTTTATGAGAGATGACGGCTATCGTTATGATCCGGTAGCTACTAATTTAGCCTGGGGTGAAATTACCCAGTTTTTAAGTAAACATCTTGCTTAA